A genomic stretch from Rhodomicrobium vannielii ATCC 17100 includes:
- the rpmE gene encoding 50S ribosomal protein L31 → MKKDIHPDYHKITVVMTNGETFETFSTYGQEGGKLNLDIDPNSHPAWTGGNQQLLDRGGRVSKFKKKFEGFLK, encoded by the coding sequence ATGAAAAAGGATATTCATCCTGACTACCACAAGATAACGGTCGTCATGACGAACGGCGAGACGTTCGAAACTTTTTCCACCTACGGCCAGGAAGGCGGGAAGCTCAACCTGGACATCGACCCGAATTCGCACCCCGCATGGACCGGCGGCAACCAGCAGCTTCTGGATCGCGGCGGCCGCGTGTCGAAGTTCAAGAAGAAGTTCGAAGGCTTCCTGAAGTAG
- the cysE gene encoding serine O-acetyltransferase, which yields MDEKASVLLRTGAPLPAEDAVWTVLQAEAEQARSGEAALAPLYDSILGAPTFESALIDTLVARLGHNSIAAPTLRAKFRTAAEADPAIGAAGRADLKAVVERDPASGRLLEPFLFFKGFAAIQTHRFAHWMWANGRPDLARYLQSRSSEVFQTDIHPGAEFGRGLFLDHATGFVAGETVVIEDDVSILHGVTLGGTGNQKTDRHPTVRTGVLVGAGAIILGDIEIGAFSKIASGSFVTQSVPPRCTAVGVPARIIEGAGSTNPAQSMDQHLALGTYESFTYVI from the coding sequence ATAGACGAAAAAGCTTCGGTCCTTCTTCGCACGGGCGCTCCGCTTCCGGCGGAGGACGCCGTGTGGACCGTACTTCAGGCCGAGGCCGAACAGGCTCGCAGCGGGGAAGCAGCGCTTGCACCCCTTTACGACAGCATTCTCGGCGCGCCCACGTTCGAAAGCGCCCTCATCGATACGCTCGTCGCGCGGCTTGGCCATAACTCGATTGCCGCCCCGACGCTTCGCGCGAAATTCCGCACAGCGGCCGAAGCCGATCCGGCCATCGGCGCGGCGGGACGCGCGGACCTCAAAGCCGTGGTCGAGCGCGACCCCGCTTCGGGGAGGCTTCTGGAGCCATTTCTGTTCTTCAAGGGCTTCGCCGCGATCCAGACGCACCGCTTCGCGCATTGGATGTGGGCCAACGGCAGGCCCGATTTAGCCCGCTATCTGCAAAGCCGATCCTCGGAGGTTTTTCAAACCGACATCCACCCCGGAGCGGAATTCGGGCGCGGCCTTTTTCTCGACCATGCGACCGGCTTCGTGGCGGGTGAAACGGTGGTGATCGAAGACGATGTGTCCATCCTTCATGGCGTTACGCTCGGCGGAACCGGCAACCAGAAGACGGATCGCCACCCGACGGTGCGCACGGGCGTGCTGGTCGGCGCGGGCGCGATCATCCTCGGCGACATCGAAATCGGCGCCTTCTCGAAGATCGCGTCGGGCTCGTTCGTGACGCAGAGCGTGCCCCCGCGCTGCACGGCGGTGGGCGTCCCCGCGCGGATCATCGAAGGCGCCGGGTCAACCAACCCGGCTCAGAGCATGGACCAGCACCTTGCGCTCGGCACCTACGAGTCGTTCACCTACGTGATCTGA
- a CDS encoding zinc ribbon domain-containing protein YjdM: MTATPRCPKCQSENAYFDGNLWVCPECFHEWSGDAAADSAPAEENAGVRDSNGTALADGDSVTVIKELKVKGASGAIKVGTKVKNIRLIPDATDGHNIACKIDGIGALNLKSEFVRKA; the protein is encoded by the coding sequence ATGACCGCCACCCCTCGTTGCCCGAAGTGCCAGTCCGAAAACGCCTATTTTGACGGAAATCTCTGGGTCTGCCCGGAGTGCTTCCACGAATGGAGCGGGGATGCGGCGGCTGATTCCGCGCCGGCCGAGGAGAACGCAGGCGTGCGCGATTCGAACGGAACCGCGCTCGCGGATGGCGATTCGGTGACGGTCATCAAGGAATTGAAGGTGAAGGGGGCATCTGGCGCGATCAAGGTCGGCACGAAGGTGAAGAACATTCGCCTCATTCCCGACGCGACGGACGGCCACAATATCGCCTGCAAGATCGACGGCATCGGCGCGCTGAACCTGAAGTCGGAATTCGTCCGCAAGGCTTGA
- a CDS encoding ABC transporter transmembrane domain-containing protein, with amino-acid sequence MTLHTLADRRSNLPAPAGENRKPGEIAAREARSRANLKPLQLLRPYVLKYKAVAIAALIALIVSSSATLMLPFAVREMIDRGFSPEKQSLINIYFAGLFAVGALLGISSAIRFYCVSWLGERVIADVRADVFRHLSRLSAAFYEKTHSGEIMSRLNADTTQIKAAVSTSVSQVLRNAVMFIGALVLMVFTSLKLSLLVLVVIPVIIVPLVLYGRTVRRYSRIAQDEVAASSSFASENLSAIRTMQAFTSETLVANRYAAAVSRSFDAAVSRTKRRAIMTASAIFLIFGAIVGVLWYGAHDVMEGVITGGILAQFVLYAVIAAACLSEFSEIFGEMQQAAGAAERLSELMAIPAEIRSPADPRPFPDHAKGEVTFEAVSFTYPLRPDHPALHNVSFIARPGERVAIVGPSGSGKTTIFNLILRFYDAHQGRILVDRVPVEKADLTELRKRISLVSQDTIIFAETVIDNIRYGSPDASDEDVRAAAKAALANTFIEQLPEGYNTLLGERGVVLSGGQRQRIAIARAILKNAPILLLDEATSALDQESEKLVQTALERVMRGRTTLVIAHRLATVINADRILVIDGGELVEEGTHAQLLGAGGVYARLAGLQLEGHQEGALAS; translated from the coding sequence GTGACCCTACATACCCTTGCCGACCGCCGCTCGAACCTACCCGCCCCAGCCGGCGAAAACCGCAAGCCGGGAGAAATTGCCGCACGTGAGGCCCGCTCCCGCGCGAACCTGAAGCCGCTTCAACTGCTGCGCCCTTACGTCCTGAAATATAAAGCCGTCGCGATTGCAGCGCTCATCGCGCTGATCGTCTCCTCCTCCGCAACGCTGATGCTGCCGTTTGCCGTGAGGGAGATGATCGACCGAGGTTTCTCACCAGAAAAGCAGAGCCTGATCAACATTTATTTCGCAGGGTTGTTCGCCGTGGGGGCGCTGCTCGGCATATCGAGCGCGATACGCTTCTATTGCGTGTCCTGGCTCGGCGAGCGCGTCATCGCGGACGTGCGCGCGGACGTGTTCCGCCACCTGTCGAGGCTGAGCGCCGCGTTCTACGAAAAGACGCACTCCGGCGAGATCATGTCTCGCCTCAACGCCGATACGACGCAGATCAAGGCCGCCGTTTCAACGTCGGTCAGCCAGGTGCTGCGCAACGCCGTCATGTTCATCGGCGCGCTCGTGCTGATGGTGTTCACCAGCCTCAAGCTGAGTCTTCTCGTGCTCGTGGTGATTCCCGTCATCATCGTGCCGCTGGTGCTTTATGGCCGCACGGTGCGCCGTTACAGCCGCATCGCGCAGGATGAAGTCGCCGCGTCGTCGTCGTTTGCGAGCGAGAACCTCTCCGCGATTCGCACGATGCAGGCGTTCACGTCCGAGACACTCGTCGCGAACCGATATGCTGCCGCAGTCAGCCGCTCATTCGATGCGGCGGTGTCGCGCACGAAGCGCCGCGCGATCATGACGGCGTCGGCGATCTTCCTCATCTTCGGCGCCATCGTCGGCGTGCTCTGGTATGGCGCGCACGACGTCATGGAAGGCGTCATCACGGGCGGCATTCTCGCTCAGTTCGTGCTTTATGCGGTCATTGCCGCAGCTTGCCTCAGCGAGTTTTCGGAAATCTTCGGCGAGATGCAGCAGGCGGCGGGTGCGGCCGAGCGGCTTTCCGAACTGATGGCGATTCCCGCCGAGATTCGCTCGCCCGCCGATCCGCGCCCCTTCCCCGACCACGCAAAGGGCGAGGTCACATTCGAGGCCGTATCCTTCACCTATCCGCTTCGGCCGGACCATCCCGCGCTTCATAATGTTTCCTTCATCGCGCGACCGGGCGAGCGTGTGGCTATCGTCGGGCCGTCGGGGTCTGGCAAGACCACGATCTTCAATCTCATTCTCCGCTTCTATGACGCGCATCAGGGCCGCATTCTTGTGGACCGCGTGCCGGTCGAGAAGGCGGATCTCACCGAGCTGCGAAAGCGGATTTCGCTCGTGTCGCAGGATACGATCATCTTCGCCGAGACGGTGATCGATAACATCCGCTACGGCTCGCCCGACGCGTCCGACGAGGATGTGCGCGCGGCGGCGAAAGCGGCGCTGGCGAACACCTTCATCGAGCAACTGCCCGAGGGTTACAACACGCTGCTCGGCGAGCGCGGCGTCGTGCTTTCCGGCGGCCAGCGCCAGCGTATCGCCATCGCGCGCGCCATCCTCAAGAATGCGCCGATCCTGCTTCTCGACGAGGCGACGAGCGCGCTCGATCAGGAAAGCGAGAAGCTGGTGCAAACCGCGCTCGAACGCGTGATGCGCGGACGCACGACGCTCGTCATCGCGCATCGGCTGGCGACCGTCATCAACGCCGACCGCATCCTCGTCATCGACGGCGGCGAACTCGTCGAGGAAGGCACGCACGCGCAGCTTCTCGGGGCGGGCGGCGTCTACGCACGGCTGGCCGGGCTTCAGCTTGAGGGCCATCAGGAGGGCGCGCTGGCGTCCTGA
- a CDS encoding OmpW/AlkL family protein — translation MKRFAYAAIAGVMAMGGANAADLYGAGGGYKDAPVVVESWTNPGDIFVRARGLAVIPNEKTKDWTVNGSSSGTAGFGATISTSGIPELDVTYFLTKNIAVEAIAGVTPHTVDSNSVIGAGKIADVWLLPPTVTLQYHLDTGTAFKPYIGAGVNYTVFFGVDEGSAFKKVKFDNNWGFALQAGFDYKLAGNWFLNFDFKYLFLDTDVTATLQNNAVVRTKADIDPIIVGAGIGYKFGSSYVPLK, via the coding sequence ATGAAACGTTTTGCTTACGCCGCTATTGCGGGCGTAATGGCGATGGGTGGCGCCAATGCCGCCGATCTGTACGGCGCGGGCGGCGGCTACAAGGATGCGCCGGTCGTTGTCGAGTCCTGGACAAACCCGGGCGACATCTTCGTGCGTGCGCGCGGCCTTGCCGTGATCCCGAACGAGAAGACGAAGGACTGGACGGTAAACGGAAGTTCCAGCGGCACGGCCGGTTTCGGAGCCACTATCTCGACGTCCGGCATTCCGGAGTTGGACGTCACCTACTTCTTGACGAAGAACATCGCCGTGGAAGCGATCGCGGGCGTTACCCCGCATACTGTCGATTCCAACTCCGTAATCGGCGCGGGCAAGATCGCCGATGTGTGGCTGCTGCCTCCCACGGTAACGTTGCAGTATCACCTCGATACCGGCACGGCATTCAAGCCGTACATCGGCGCGGGCGTGAACTATACCGTGTTCTTTGGCGTCGACGAAGGTTCTGCCTTCAAAAAGGTTAAATTCGACAACAACTGGGGCTTCGCGCTTCAGGCCGGCTTCGATTACAAGCTTGCTGGTAACTGGTTCCTTAACTTTGACTTCAAGTATCTCTTCCTCGATACCGATGTGACGGCAACGCTGCAAAATAATGCCGTAGTTCGCACGAAGGCCGACATCGATCCGATCATCGTCGGCGCGGGTATCGGCTACAAGTTCGGCAGCTCCTACGTTCCGCTGAAGTAG